The following are from one region of the Acidobacteriota bacterium genome:
- a CDS encoding serine/threonine-protein kinase, whose product MKEFDRRLTEIIEEIRKESRRVLRPSETSVDDELTSLLSGFPPEKSAVPSGAPSPEESAGEEEFLSRFGRYFLLEKLGFGNMAETFKTSRMDDRDGKRRILKRIRIESPNEDLARVFLEDVKRVSRLHHDNIVAVTDYGKINDYVYLVKEYVDGMDLESLSARLRALNRRLPFPFLAYIGIRVCDALTAAGEVHGNIVPSNLLISFSGKVKLTDFSLFRTAKTLYGKIPGLLRKKIAYLSPQQARGEEIDFRADIYALGAVLYEMAGGDPVFPRDSGLSLVAKILNGQVIPVFSTDFEAPEIFKNGILKALRYDPSERHASLDHFRQELKRHLLEEAGEPWDKTETSQFLTAGFDETSPPEAESAAPVPAEVEPEPAPPPEEAGLEVLPTQHRVVIGIQNALTQRIVKMAFNREDFESEIVADGRDVLEAALRTKADAVILEIDLPNINGYDLCDVIKRSSDLKETKVVLIRKEFEKVDDRRLNLLNYDLLVQMPVKSVDLAEKTRQLLIPPV is encoded by the coding sequence ATGAAAGAATTCGACCGGCGTCTGACCGAAATCATCGAAGAAATCCGCAAAGAGTCCCGAAGGGTTCTCCGGCCGTCCGAGACATCCGTTGATGACGAACTCACCTCCCTGCTGTCCGGGTTTCCGCCGGAAAAAAGTGCCGTCCCCTCCGGAGCCCCCTCCCCGGAAGAATCGGCCGGTGAGGAGGAATTCCTGTCCAGGTTCGGCCGCTATTTTCTCCTGGAGAAACTCGGTTTCGGCAATATGGCCGAGACATTCAAAACCAGCCGCATGGATGACAGGGACGGAAAACGCCGCATTCTGAAAAGGATCCGGATCGAATCCCCAAATGAGGACTTGGCCCGGGTTTTCCTGGAAGACGTGAAACGGGTTTCCCGGCTTCACCATGACAATATCGTCGCCGTAACGGATTACGGCAAAATCAACGACTACGTTTACCTCGTCAAGGAATACGTCGACGGGATGGATCTCGAATCTCTCTCGGCCCGGCTCCGGGCTTTGAACCGCCGCCTCCCGTTTCCTTTTCTGGCCTATATCGGCATCCGGGTCTGCGACGCCCTGACTGCGGCCGGGGAGGTTCACGGCAACATCGTTCCCTCCAATCTTTTAATTTCCTTCTCCGGCAAGGTCAAGCTCACGGATTTCAGCTTATTCAGGACCGCCAAGACGTTATATGGCAAGATACCCGGACTGCTGAGGAAAAAAATCGCCTATCTCTCGCCCCAGCAGGCCCGTGGTGAAGAGATCGACTTTCGGGCCGATATTTATGCTCTGGGGGCCGTTCTTTACGAGATGGCCGGCGGCGATCCGGTTTTTCCCAGGGACAGCGGCCTTTCTCTTGTTGCCAAGATCCTTAATGGGCAGGTCATCCCTGTCTTCAGCACGGATTTCGAAGCCCCGGAGATTTTCAAGAACGGCATTCTGAAGGCCCTGCGTTACGATCCCAGCGAACGCCATGCCTCCCTGGATCATTTCCGGCAGGAATTGAAACGCCATTTGCTGGAAGAAGCCGGCGAGCCTTGGGACAAGACGGAGACGTCGCAGTTCTTGACGGCAGGTTTCGACGAAACCTCTCCGCCTGAAGCCGAAAGCGCAGCTCCGGTGCCGGCCGAGGTCGAGCCGGAACCCGCTCCTCCGCCCGAAGAGGCGGGTTTGGAGGTGCTGCCCACGCAACACCGGGTGGTCATCGGCATTCAAAACGCGCTCACCCAGAGAATCGTAAAAATGGCCTTCAATCGGGAGGACTTCGAGAGCGAGATCGTCGCCGACGGACGGGACGTGCTGGAAGCCGCCCTGAGGACGAAGGCGGATGCCGTCATCCTCGAAATCGATCTGCCGAACATCAACGGCTACGATCTCTGCGACGTCATCAAGCGAAGCTCCGACCTCAAAGAAACCAAGGTCGTTCTGATCCGCAAGGAATTCGAAAAAGTCGACGACCGCCGTCTCAATCTCCTCAATTACGATCTTCTCGTCCAGATGCCCGTCAAGTCCGTGGATCTCGCAGAAAAAACGCGCCAGCTGTTGATTCCGCCCGTCTGA
- a CDS encoding TolC family protein, with product MRRIHAVGLMAGFAVFLAAAGSTVAAPEKAVLTLDTCLDLALLRNPQHLAVLERETAAEMQVREAAARFFPSLNAQGTHILDEKLFTLEFPSFIPGEPPQRVQVRFTKDYQFNVNFSLPLFAGGRVVSGYKAASFGLDAARETVRESRHETLFRVKQAFYGYLLARDFEAVAGEALALAEKHLANVRALHEVGMASRFDLLRAEVQASNLKPQVIRARNSLQIADLGLKTVIGLDLDRDVEFSGNLTFAELDRDAEAAVAEALSRRPEIQRLAYQHRMAGEMVKTARASRLPTLALGGAYNIWADRFDFSKKTWQNFYSINLVVNIPLFNGLSSHAEVGRSRAMLRELEHLRKGLSDLVRFEVRQALSNYSQAKETLLSQEMNVEQAREAVRIAELNYSEGLATSLDVSTAQVALSQSLTHRSQALYDCAVSLAQLEKAVGAGREEKPRK from the coding sequence ATGAGAAGAATCCATGCCGTCGGCCTGATGGCCGGGTTCGCCGTTTTTCTTGCGGCCGCCGGATCGACTGTTGCCGCCCCGGAAAAAGCCGTTCTGACACTCGATACCTGTCTGGATCTGGCCCTGTTGCGGAATCCCCAACACCTGGCCGTCCTCGAAAGAGAAACCGCCGCCGAAATGCAGGTCCGGGAAGCGGCCGCCCGGTTTTTTCCATCCTTGAACGCCCAAGGGACGCATATCCTCGACGAAAAGCTTTTCACTCTGGAGTTCCCGTCATTCATTCCGGGAGAACCTCCGCAAAGAGTCCAGGTCCGCTTCACCAAGGATTACCAGTTCAATGTGAATTTTTCCCTTCCCCTGTTTGCCGGGGGACGGGTGGTCTCCGGCTACAAGGCCGCCTCTTTCGGTCTTGATGCCGCCAGGGAAACCGTCAGGGAGTCCCGTCACGAAACCCTTTTTCGAGTCAAACAGGCTTTCTACGGTTATCTCCTGGCCCGCGATTTTGAAGCGGTGGCCGGAGAGGCCCTGGCCCTGGCTGAAAAACACCTGGCCAATGTCCGGGCGCTTCATGAGGTGGGCATGGCTTCGCGGTTCGACCTGTTGAGAGCCGAGGTTCAGGCTTCCAATCTCAAGCCCCAGGTCATCCGGGCCCGCAACAGCCTGCAGATCGCCGATCTCGGCTTGAAAACGGTCATCGGCCTCGATCTGGACCGGGACGTCGAATTCAGCGGAAATCTGACCTTTGCGGAACTCGATAGGGACGCCGAGGCCGCCGTTGCCGAAGCGCTGTCCCGTCGCCCGGAAATCCAGCGCCTCGCTTATCAGCATCGCATGGCCGGGGAGATGGTGAAGACCGCCCGGGCCTCCCGCCTCCCGACGTTGGCTCTCGGAGGAGCCTACAACATCTGGGCCGACCGATTCGACTTTTCCAAAAAGACCTGGCAGAATTTCTATTCCATCAATCTGGTGGTGAATATCCCCCTTTTCAACGGCTTGTCCTCGCATGCCGAAGTCGGCCGTTCCCGAGCCATGCTCCGTGAGCTTGAACACCTGCGCAAAGGACTGTCCGATTTGGTTCGGTTCGAAGTGCGGCAGGCGCTGTCGAATTACTCCCAGGCGAAAGAAACTCTTCTTTCCCAGGAAATGAACGTCGAGCAGGCCCGAGAAGCCGTCCGGATCGCGGAACTGAATTATTCCGAAGGCTTGGCCACAAGCCTTGATGTGAGCACGGCCCAAGTGGCTTTGAGCCAATCTCTGACCCATCGATCCCAGGCCCTCTATGACTGTGCCGTTTCCCTGGCACAATTGGAAAAGGCCGTGGGCGCCGGGCGCGAAGAGAAGCCCCGGAAATAA
- a CDS encoding GWxTD domain-containing protein translates to MRKKNSFWASASLVIMGLLLSTCRLQMLERSLAPEDADFLSKVRYIITREERKIFLELPESERPAFREEFWKRRDPDPQTEDNPLKEEYFRRLDRAEELFRGEGRPGWLTDRGRIFILFGPPSERVTYPMTAGTNCREIWYYGAFPVVFIDQYCSGNYVLTAVNLEHLQQLNIAQGQFQKQFTARKSLFDFDVGVRTLRADEAGYEAAVSVEVPFAAIWFRYRDGFLEAVFDVRLELADPEGGILWTAAERFELSLTEGELKEKRTERFRMEIPMILGPARDRLSGTSLTVFVKLDAEGQEQKKVLLMKLKP, encoded by the coding sequence ATGAGAAAAAAAAATTCCTTTTGGGCATCCGCATCGCTTGTGATTATGGGCCTTCTTCTGTCGACCTGCCGTCTGCAGATGTTGGAGCGCAGCCTGGCGCCGGAAGACGCGGATTTTCTGTCCAAGGTTCGCTACATCATCACCCGGGAGGAGAGAAAGATCTTTCTGGAACTTCCGGAAAGCGAACGGCCGGCGTTCCGGGAGGAATTCTGGAAACGCCGGGATCCCGATCCTCAAACGGAGGACAATCCGTTAAAGGAGGAATATTTCCGTAGACTGGACAGGGCGGAAGAGCTCTTTCGCGGAGAAGGGCGCCCCGGTTGGTTGACCGACCGGGGCCGGATCTTCATTCTGTTCGGTCCTCCGTCCGAGCGCGTGACGTATCCCATGACGGCGGGAACGAACTGCCGGGAGATCTGGTATTACGGCGCGTTTCCCGTCGTCTTTATCGACCAGTATTGCTCGGGGAATTATGTTCTGACAGCCGTCAATCTGGAACATCTCCAGCAGCTCAATATCGCTCAGGGACAGTTCCAGAAACAATTCACCGCCCGGAAAAGCCTGTTCGATTTCGATGTCGGCGTGCGGACCCTTCGCGCGGATGAAGCCGGATACGAAGCCGCCGTCTCCGTCGAAGTGCCTTTTGCGGCCATCTGGTTTCGTTACCGGGACGGGTTTCTCGAGGCCGTCTTCGATGTCCGTCTGGAACTTGCCGATCCCGAAGGCGGGATCCTGTGGACCGCGGCGGAACGATTCGAGTTGTCCCTGACGGAAGGCGAACTCAAAGAGAAGAGAACGGAACGATTCCGCATGGAGATCCCCATGATTTTGGGCCCGGCCCGGGATCGTCTCTCCGGGACGAGCCTGACCGTTTTCGTCAAGCTCGATGCGGAGGGACAAGAGCAGAAAAAGGTTCTGCTTATGAAACTAAAACCTTAG
- a CDS encoding ADP-ribosylation factor-like protein: MRIINGKIYFKVLFFGTALAGKTTSLRWLFNHVIPTDMKVTPKIKSIETSFGQTLLFDFTPIQLSPNIHVRIFTATGQDYYLSTRKMLFEDVDGIFFVIDSQKKELEHNREFVEEFNRYLENLPRLNNAVVIILFNKNDMDDIHSAQDLARMLNLEKYPSFSVSSLLGTNLREAFITMIRRMLERMEQEARP; this comes from the coding sequence GTGAGAATCATCAACGGAAAAATCTACTTCAAGGTTCTTTTCTTCGGAACCGCCCTGGCCGGGAAAACCACATCGCTCCGCTGGCTGTTCAATCATGTCATCCCAACCGACATGAAGGTCACCCCGAAAATCAAGTCCATCGAGACGTCCTTCGGCCAGACTCTGCTGTTCGATTTCACGCCGATCCAGCTCAGTCCCAACATCCACGTCCGCATCTTCACCGCCACGGGCCAGGACTACTATCTCAGCACCCGAAAAATGCTTTTCGAGGATGTGGACGGAATCTTTTTCGTCATCGACAGCCAGAAAAAGGAATTGGAGCACAACCGGGAATTCGTGGAGGAGTTTAACCGGTATCTGGAAAACCTGCCCCGGCTGAACAACGCCGTCGTCATCATCCTCTTCAACAAGAACGACATGGACGATATTCATTCCGCTCAAGACCTGGCCCGGATGTTGAATCTCGAAAAATACCCGTCTTTTTCCGTCAGCTCTCTCCTCGGAACAAACCTTCGGGAAGCTTTCATCACGATGATCCGCAGGATGCTTGAACGCATGGAACAGGAGGCCCGGCCATGA
- a CDS encoding efflux RND transporter periplasmic adaptor subunit: MTSHSKSGMFAAAAGLCLLIAAGACRKGADRPEDREEFLASAPVKAVRAARDTISERLKYTGTVEARKSITITPDVGGKIARIHVQEGDRVSRGQILAELETEALRLQLKQAEAGTAVAEAGFNDALKNKERMDRLLKENAVSDQQHEKVHLAYEAAEAQRRQAQAALSLARHALDISIMRAPFDGIVASKNADVGDVINPMMGGYGAASGVLTIVDFSQVKIVVDVMQTDVVRLRRGQAASLTVSFAPGTSLPGEISVVNMAADPMTKKFRVEVTVNNPGLVVRPGTFGEVFFEVTTHENALVVPQRAVVDNAYVFVIENGRAVKRTVSLGLENSHRVEILSGLVEGEWVIVEGNFGLEEGTPVVFEEGRS, from the coding sequence ATGACATCGCATAGCAAGTCCGGAATGTTCGCCGCCGCCGCAGGACTCTGTCTTCTGATTGCGGCCGGCGCCTGCCGAAAGGGAGCTGATCGCCCTGAGGATCGGGAGGAGTTTTTGGCGTCGGCGCCCGTCAAGGCCGTTCGGGCGGCCCGCGACACGATCTCCGAGCGGCTGAAATACACGGGAACCGTTGAAGCACGGAAAAGCATCACCATCACCCCCGATGTGGGCGGAAAAATCGCGCGGATCCATGTTCAGGAGGGCGACAGGGTCTCGCGGGGTCAAATCCTGGCCGAGCTCGAAACCGAAGCCCTCCGGCTCCAGCTCAAACAGGCGGAGGCCGGAACGGCCGTCGCCGAAGCCGGATTCAACGACGCTTTGAAAAACAAGGAAAGGATGGACCGCCTGCTCAAGGAAAATGCCGTTTCCGATCAACAGCACGAAAAAGTCCATCTGGCCTATGAGGCGGCGGAGGCTCAGAGACGTCAGGCCCAGGCCGCCCTCAGCCTGGCCCGTCATGCCCTCGATATCTCCATTATGCGTGCGCCCTTTGACGGCATCGTGGCTTCCAAAAACGCCGATGTCGGTGATGTCATCAATCCGATGATGGGAGGATACGGGGCGGCATCGGGCGTGCTGACGATCGTGGACTTTTCTCAGGTCAAAATCGTTGTCGATGTCATGCAGACCGACGTCGTGAGGCTCCGCAGAGGCCAGGCGGCCTCTCTGACGGTGAGCTTCGCGCCGGGCACATCTTTACCGGGAGAAATCTCGGTTGTCAACATGGCTGCGGATCCGATGACGAAGAAGTTCCGCGTCGAGGTCACGGTCAACAATCCCGGCTTGGTCGTTCGCCCGGGAACCTTCGGCGAGGTCTTTTTTGAAGTCACCACGCATGAGAACGCCCTGGTGGTGCCCCAGAGAGCCGTCGTGGATAATGCCTATGTCTTCGTGATTGAGAACGGCCGGGCGGTGAAGCGAACCGTTTCTCTGGGACTCGAGAATTCCCACCGCGTCGAGATCCTTTCCGGCCTCGTCGAAGGGGAGTGGGTCATCGTGGAAGGCAATTTCGGTCTGGAGGAGGGAACGCCGGTCGTGTTTGAGGAGGGGAGGTCATGA
- a CDS encoding roadblock/LC7 domain-containing protein: MTFISKTVEDMIHDGKLYQAVVVDSEGLPVDARGEMFDPEILSAFAFPLQEVLRNLQDTLGIEKIKELSLRTIGRKLRITMSFFSVNATDFCLIILSPGTSAPPPALSELVPMEEGPPPAETPEQPDRPAAAVETPAVLEGPLPPESLEALSEQVSRKLFRDILEQMVERRIQRATEEAVQREMDKLRSKAKIDISQE, from the coding sequence ATGACATTTATATCCAAGACCGTCGAAGACATGATTCATGACGGCAAACTCTATCAGGCCGTGGTCGTGGATAGCGAAGGTCTGCCCGTCGACGCCCGCGGCGAGATGTTCGATCCGGAGATTCTTTCGGCTTTCGCATTTCCCCTGCAGGAAGTCCTCCGCAACCTTCAGGACACGCTGGGCATCGAGAAAATCAAGGAACTCTCGCTGCGGACCATAGGCCGGAAGCTGCGGATCACCATGAGTTTTTTCTCCGTCAACGCCACGGATTTTTGCCTGATCATTCTTTCTCCGGGAACCTCGGCCCCGCCTCCCGCGCTTTCTGAACTCGTCCCCATGGAAGAAGGCCCGCCCCCGGCCGAGACACCGGAACAGCCGGATCGGCCCGCGGCGGCGGTCGAAACCCCGGCCGTTCTTGAAGGTCCGCTGCCGCCGGAATCCCTGGAGGCTTTGAGCGAACAGGTCAGTCGCAAGCTGTTCCGGGATATTCTGGAACAGATGGTGGAAAGGAGAATACAGCGGGCCACGGAAGAGGCCGTCCAGAGGGAAATGGACAAACTGCGATCGAAAGCCAAGATCGACATTTCCCAAGAATAA
- a CDS encoding efflux RND transporter permease subunit, which translates to MKLPEFAVSKKVTATMMAMILVVIGMISFSRLGLDFFPDLEFPTVSVVTTYQGASSEDIENTLTKPLEQVVSSVNRVKKVSSMTSEGVSAIMVEFEWGTNLDFAAQDIRDQIGLYKQFLPEAAADPLVFKFNLGQMPIIFYGITADMPIRELKKLIEDEIVPRLERLDGVAAAQVWATDEREILVAVDKSALEVMGLSLDRVLGALAAENINLPAGSLVERHSDILVRTLGEFKTLDDIRRTAVGATPQGIPITVGDIADVRDTLKETRSEGRIQRQKGVYLIINKRSGANTAIAGRSVKKELDKIRTTLPADVEFHVAMDQSEMIQSVTRGTTQNALLGGIFAIGLIFLFLRNWRPTLIVALAIPLSVITTFIAFYLAGYTLNLLTLGGLALGVGMLVDNAIVVIENIFRHIEEGKEADAAASGGASEVGMAITASTLTTIAVFFPMVFASGITGKMTQGLALAVAFSLISSLFVALTLVPLFSSILFGSRHGTKIMGRGRETGRFVRFRDAYRRLLETVLRRRRLVLWGTLAVFILSLALIPFMGTEFMPESDRDMILMKVKMPVGTSLEETDRVVAVIEDRLAREPHVKIVAAQVGSQAEQDASDAASPMANSGTHEAILWVGLDSQDERDVTDKEILERIRADLPKLRDVKYESIDISQSFSGTTSPVEIKIFGRDLDMLKEVADGVTASIRDVEGLRDLTHTLAEGKPEYHIRVDREKAYRMGLSVFQISGAVQTATQGRVATRYRDGSEEVDVRVRLQERFRNSMDELRTLPLLNPAGRMVLLDQVAEIESGAGPIQITRDNQARRVSVTANIVGRDLGSVVGEIKKRLGPMERRLPPGYFIEYAGAYEQMQEAFVIMIGAFALAALLVYMVMASQFESLRHPFIIMFTIPLSLVGVVLGLFLAGRAISLPVLIGFIVLSGIAVNNGIVMIDYINQLIRRGVEAREAILQGAATRLRPVLLTALTTILGMLPMALSTSAGSEFRAPMAVTVVGGLMATTFLTLFIIPGVYSLVNRVKFK; encoded by the coding sequence ATGAAACTCCCGGAATTCGCCGTTTCCAAAAAAGTCACGGCCACGATGATGGCCATGATTCTGGTCGTCATCGGGATGATCTCCTTTTCCCGGCTTGGCCTGGATTTCTTTCCCGACCTCGAGTTTCCGACGGTTTCGGTTGTGACGACCTATCAGGGCGCCTCGTCGGAGGATATCGAGAATACCCTGACCAAGCCCCTCGAGCAGGTGGTGAGTTCGGTCAACCGCGTCAAGAAAGTCAGTTCGATGACGTCCGAAGGGGTGTCCGCCATCATGGTGGAATTCGAATGGGGAACGAACCTTGATTTCGCAGCCCAGGACATCCGGGACCAGATCGGGCTTTACAAGCAGTTCCTTCCGGAAGCGGCAGCCGATCCCCTGGTCTTCAAATTCAACCTCGGGCAAATGCCCATCATCTTCTACGGCATCACTGCGGACATGCCGATCAGAGAATTGAAGAAACTCATCGAGGACGAGATCGTTCCCCGGTTGGAACGGCTGGACGGAGTTGCGGCCGCCCAGGTTTGGGCCACCGATGAACGCGAGATCCTGGTGGCTGTCGATAAATCCGCCCTTGAGGTCATGGGATTGTCTCTTGACCGGGTCCTGGGGGCGCTGGCTGCGGAAAACATCAATCTGCCGGCCGGAAGCCTTGTCGAGAGACACTCCGACATCCTCGTCCGGACTCTCGGTGAATTCAAGACGCTGGACGACATTCGCCGGACGGCCGTCGGAGCGACGCCCCAGGGGATTCCCATCACCGTCGGCGACATTGCGGACGTCCGGGACACGCTGAAGGAAACCCGATCGGAAGGCCGGATCCAGCGCCAAAAAGGCGTGTATCTCATCATCAATAAGCGGTCCGGGGCCAACACGGCCATTGCCGGCCGATCCGTGAAAAAAGAACTGGACAAGATCCGGACCACTCTCCCGGCCGATGTCGAGTTCCATGTCGCCATGGACCAGTCGGAAATGATCCAAAGCGTAACCCGGGGAACGACGCAGAACGCACTGCTCGGAGGAATCTTCGCCATCGGCCTGATCTTTCTTTTTCTCCGCAACTGGCGGCCGACACTGATCGTCGCTCTGGCCATCCCGCTGTCCGTCATCACCACATTCATCGCCTTTTATCTTGCCGGATACACGTTGAACCTTCTGACGCTGGGCGGTCTGGCCCTCGGCGTGGGAATGCTGGTCGACAACGCCATCGTCGTGATCGAAAATATTTTCCGACATATCGAGGAAGGCAAGGAAGCCGATGCCGCGGCGAGCGGCGGAGCCTCCGAGGTCGGCATGGCCATCACGGCCTCCACCCTGACGACGATCGCCGTGTTCTTCCCGATGGTCTTCGCCTCGGGCATCACGGGAAAAATGACCCAGGGCTTGGCTCTGGCCGTTGCCTTCTCTCTGATTTCATCTCTTTTTGTCGCCTTGACCCTCGTCCCCCTGTTTTCCTCGATCCTCTTCGGCTCGCGACACGGAACGAAAATCATGGGGAGAGGCCGGGAAACCGGGCGGTTTGTCCGTTTCCGCGATGCCTACCGACGCCTTCTCGAGACGGTTCTGCGCCGGCGCCGCCTGGTCCTGTGGGGAACCCTGGCGGTTTTTATCCTGTCTCTGGCCCTCATCCCGTTTATGGGAACGGAGTTCATGCCCGAATCGGACAGAGACATGATCCTGATGAAGGTGAAAATGCCGGTTGGGACGTCTCTTGAAGAGACCGACCGCGTCGTGGCCGTGATCGAGGACCGCCTGGCTCGCGAACCCCACGTGAAGATCGTCGCCGCCCAGGTCGGGTCTCAGGCCGAGCAGGACGCCTCGGATGCGGCCTCGCCCATGGCCAACTCGGGCACGCATGAGGCCATCCTCTGGGTGGGTCTCGATTCTCAGGATGAGCGCGATGTCACGGACAAGGAGATCCTGGAAAGGATTCGGGCCGACCTGCCGAAACTGCGGGACGTCAAATACGAGTCCATCGATATCAGCCAGTCCTTCTCGGGGACCACATCTCCCGTCGAGATCAAGATCTTCGGCCGAGACCTCGACATGCTGAAGGAAGTCGCCGACGGCGTTACGGCCAGCATTCGGGATGTCGAGGGTTTGCGCGACCTGACCCACACCCTGGCCGAGGGCAAGCCGGAATACCATATCCGCGTCGACCGCGAGAAGGCCTACCGGATGGGCCTGTCCGTTTTCCAGATTTCCGGCGCCGTGCAGACGGCGACCCAGGGCCGTGTGGCCACGCGCTATCGAGATGGAAGCGAGGAAGTCGATGTCCGCGTCCGCCTCCAGGAAAGGTTCCGGAACTCGATGGACGAGTTGAGAACGCTGCCTCTGCTCAATCCGGCCGGCCGGATGGTTCTTCTGGACCAGGTGGCGGAGATCGAATCCGGCGCAGGTCCGATTCAGATCACGCGGGATAACCAGGCCCGCCGCGTTTCCGTCACGGCCAACATCGTCGGCCGGGACCTGGGAAGCGTCGTCGGGGAGATCAAAAAAAGGCTCGGTCCCATGGAACGCCGGCTTCCGCCCGGGTATTTCATCGAGTATGCCGGCGCTTACGAGCAGATGCAGGAAGCCTTTGTCATCATGATCGGCGCCTTTGCCCTGGCCGCGCTTCTCGTGTACATGGTCATGGCCTCCCAGTTCGAATCCCTTCGCCATCCGTTCATCATCATGTTCACCATTCCCCTCAGTTTGGTCGGCGTCGTTCTGGGATTGTTTCTGGCCGGCCGGGCCATCAGCCTGCCCGTTCTGATCGGTTTCATCGTCCTGTCGGGCATTGCCGTCAACAACGGCATTGTCATGATCGACTACATCAATCAGCTCATTCGGCGGGGTGTGGAGGCCCGCGAGGCGATTCTGCAGGGCGCGGCGACGCGTCTGCGTCCGGTCCTGCTCACGGCTCTGACAACCATCCTGGGGATGTTGCCCATGGCCCTGTCCACGTCGGCGGGATCGGAGTTTCGGGCCCCGATGGCCGTCACCGTCGTGGGGGGGTTGATGGCCACGACGTTCCTGACCTTGTTTATCATCCCCGGCGTCTACAGCCTCGTCAACCGCGTCAAGTTCAAGTGA
- a CDS encoding roadblock/LC7 domain-containing protein codes for MANIKEIVEGIMTRVPEVVGVILIDIDGIPIEMAGRFDMKPEDLGALLAACYNSYSQVGTELGQTLDNIIVEYGDLKLCQNRMPRGLLTIIAGKNAYIGMIRLEAKRAIDNLTKIMRDTMDLRGELVKEMKFRLPDSRSIADILARFEKESQ; via the coding sequence ATGGCCAACATCAAAGAGATCGTTGAAGGCATTATGACGCGCGTTCCCGAGGTCGTGGGAGTCATCCTGATCGACATCGACGGAATTCCGATTGAAATGGCGGGCCGCTTCGACATGAAGCCCGAAGATCTGGGTGCCCTTCTCGCCGCCTGTTACAACTCCTATTCCCAGGTGGGAACGGAACTCGGACAAACCCTGGACAACATCATTGTGGAATACGGCGATCTCAAGCTTTGCCAGAACAGGATGCCCCGCGGACTTCTGACCATCATCGCCGGGAAAAACGCCTATATCGGGATGATCCGTCTCGAGGCCAAGCGGGCCATCGACAATCTGACCAAGATCATGCGGGACACCATGGATCTGCGCGGGGAATTGGTCAAGGAAATGAAATTCCGCCTGCCCGACAGCCGCAGCATCGCCGACATTCTCGCGCGGTTTGAGAAAGAGAGCCAGTGA